A genomic window from Punica granatum isolate Tunisia-2019 chromosome 2, ASM765513v2, whole genome shotgun sequence includes:
- the LOC116196468 gene encoding uncharacterized protein LOC116196468: MGVVIIDGSTVKAFVKDEEQFKKSVEERFAALDINNDGVLSRSELRKAFESMRLLEAHFGVDVVTPPEQLTKLYDSIFDKFDCDSSGSVDLDEFRTQMKEIMLAIADGLGSCPIQMVLEDDDPSFLKQAAELEDSKLHKDNPSSS; this comes from the coding sequence atgggagTGGTGATAATCGACGGATCGACGGTGAAGGCGTTCGTGAAAGACGAGGAGCAATTCAAGAAGAGCGTGGAGGAGAGATTTGCAGCCCTGGACATCAACAACGACGGCGTCCTCTCCCGCTCTGAGCTCCGTAAGGCCTTCGAGTCTATGCGGCTGCTGGAGGCCCACTTCGGCGTCGATGTGGTCACCCCGCCGGAGCAGCTCACCAAGCTATACGACTCCATCTTCGACAAGTTCGACTGCGACAGCAGCGGCAGCGTCGACCTCGACGAGTTCCGCACCCAAATGAAGGAGATCATGCTCGCCATCGCCGACGGCCTCGGATCCTGCCCCATCCAGATGGTCCTCGAGGACGACGACCCCAGCTTCCTCAAGCAGGCTGCTGAGCTCGAGGACTCTAAGCTCCACAAAGACAATCCCTCTTCTTCTTAA
- the LOC116193682 gene encoding equilibrative nucleotide transporter 8 isoform X2 yields MEALKVPGREQEQLVPIRDTYKIAYIIHFLLGAGNLLPWNAFITAIDYFGYLYPGNHIERVFSVAYMSSSVLILVIVVGFGGWSRRLSFRTRMNFGFFMFVASLMVAPVMDWTWSGGSRTGKNQDEAYPVTVLVVVVCGLADGLIGGSLIGSAGKLPKQYMQAVFAGTASSGVLVSVLRIITKASLRQNPQGLRTSAHFYFIVSTFILVACTVCCNLLYKLPVMRQHYMTLHGDPPSPRPRFLEVAEKIRFPGLGIVLIYIVTLSIFPGFLAENVRSDLLRDWYPVLLITTYNVADLMGKSLTAVYVMPSIKRATWLSTGRLMFYPSFMACLHGPQWLKSEVPVAILTFLLGLTNGYLTSVLMILAPKSVPATEAELSAIIMVVFLGVGLVSGSVIGWFWII; encoded by the exons ATGGAAGCCCTCAAGGTTCCAGGAAGAGAGCAGGAACAGTTGGTCCCAATTAGGGACACTTACAAGATTGCATACATAATCCACTTCTTGCTCGGGGCCGGGAATTTGCTCCCATGGAATGCTTTCATCACGGCCATTGATTACTTCGGTTATCTCTATCCTGGAAATCACATCGAGAGAGTCTTCTCTGTGGCTTATATGAGCTCTTCAGTGCTCATCCTGGTTATAGTGGTGGGCTTCGGAGGGTGGAGCCGGAGGCTGAGCTTCAGGACCCGCATGAACTTTGGGTTCTTCATGTTTGTTGCCTCTCTTATGGTTGCTCCAGTCATGGATTGGACCTGGAGTGGAGGCTCTAGGACGGGCAAGAATCAAGATGAAGCATATCCTGTTACGGTCTTGGTGGTCGTGGTATGTGGACTGGCAGACGGGTTGATTGGGGGAAGTTTGATCGGATCTGCCGGAAAACTGCCTAAGCAGTATATGCAGGCTGTGTTTGCCGGAACTGCTTCTTCAG GTGTTTTAGTGTCCGTCCTAAGAATCATCACAAAGGCATCTCTCCGGCAAAATCCTCAGGGTCTCCGAACTAGTGCTCACTTCTATTTCATTGTCAGCACTTTCATTCTGGTTGCCTGCACAGTCTGCTGCAATCTGCTGTACAAGCTGCCAGTCATGAGACAACACTATATGACCCTTCACGGCGACCCACCATCTCCAAGGCCGAGATTCCTAGAAGTGGCAGAGAAGATTCGATTCCCAGGCCTCGGCATAGTTTTGATATACATTGTGACCTTATCTATATTTCCGGGATTCCTAGCGGAAAATGTCCGATCAGATCTCCTCAGGGACTGGTACCCGGTTCTGTTGATCACGACGTACAACGTGGCTGATCTGATGGGGAAGTCCTTGACTGCAGTCTATGTCATGCCGAGCATTAAGAGGGCTACATGGCTTTCCACAGGGAGGTTGATGTTCTATCCATCGTTCATGGCTTGCCTCCATGGACCCCAGTGGCTCAAGAGCGAGGTTCCAGTGGCGATTCTGACATTCTTGCTCGGGTTGACCAATGGCTACTTAACAAGCGTCCTCATGATACTGGCCCCTAAGTCGGTGCCAGCCACGGAGGCGGAACTGTCCGCGATTATCATGGTCGTGTTCCTAGGAGTTGGGTTAGTTAGCGGTTCAGTCATTGGTTGGTTTTGGATCATTTAA
- the LOC116193682 gene encoding equilibrative nucleotide transporter 8 isoform X1 has product MEALKVPGREQEQLVPIRDTYKIAYIIHFLLGAGNLLPWNAFITAIDYFGYLYPGNHIERVFSVAYMSSSVLILVIVVGFGGWSRRLSFRTRMNFGFFMFVASLMVAPVMDWTWSGGSRTGKNQDEAYPVTVLVVVVCGLADGLIGGSLIGSAGKLPKQYMQAVFAGTASSDAVCWLTGVLVSVLRIITKASLRQNPQGLRTSAHFYFIVSTFILVACTVCCNLLYKLPVMRQHYMTLHGDPPSPRPRFLEVAEKIRFPGLGIVLIYIVTLSIFPGFLAENVRSDLLRDWYPVLLITTYNVADLMGKSLTAVYVMPSIKRATWLSTGRLMFYPSFMACLHGPQWLKSEVPVAILTFLLGLTNGYLTSVLMILAPKSVPATEAELSAIIMVVFLGVGLVSGSVIGWFWII; this is encoded by the exons ATGGAAGCCCTCAAGGTTCCAGGAAGAGAGCAGGAACAGTTGGTCCCAATTAGGGACACTTACAAGATTGCATACATAATCCACTTCTTGCTCGGGGCCGGGAATTTGCTCCCATGGAATGCTTTCATCACGGCCATTGATTACTTCGGTTATCTCTATCCTGGAAATCACATCGAGAGAGTCTTCTCTGTGGCTTATATGAGCTCTTCAGTGCTCATCCTGGTTATAGTGGTGGGCTTCGGAGGGTGGAGCCGGAGGCTGAGCTTCAGGACCCGCATGAACTTTGGGTTCTTCATGTTTGTTGCCTCTCTTATGGTTGCTCCAGTCATGGATTGGACCTGGAGTGGAGGCTCTAGGACGGGCAAGAATCAAGATGAAGCATATCCTGTTACGGTCTTGGTGGTCGTGGTATGTGGACTGGCAGACGGGTTGATTGGGGGAAGTTTGATCGGATCTGCCGGAAAACTGCCTAAGCAGTATATGCAGGCTGTGTTTGCCGGAACTGCTTCTTCAG ACGCTGTTTGCTGGTTGACAGGTGTTTTAGTGTCCGTCCTAAGAATCATCACAAAGGCATCTCTCCGGCAAAATCCTCAGGGTCTCCGAACTAGTGCTCACTTCTATTTCATTGTCAGCACTTTCATTCTGGTTGCCTGCACAGTCTGCTGCAATCTGCTGTACAAGCTGCCAGTCATGAGACAACACTATATGACCCTTCACGGCGACCCACCATCTCCAAGGCCGAGATTCCTAGAAGTGGCAGAGAAGATTCGATTCCCAGGCCTCGGCATAGTTTTGATATACATTGTGACCTTATCTATATTTCCGGGATTCCTAGCGGAAAATGTCCGATCAGATCTCCTCAGGGACTGGTACCCGGTTCTGTTGATCACGACGTACAACGTGGCTGATCTGATGGGGAAGTCCTTGACTGCAGTCTATGTCATGCCGAGCATTAAGAGGGCTACATGGCTTTCCACAGGGAGGTTGATGTTCTATCCATCGTTCATGGCTTGCCTCCATGGACCCCAGTGGCTCAAGAGCGAGGTTCCAGTGGCGATTCTGACATTCTTGCTCGGGTTGACCAATGGCTACTTAACAAGCGTCCTCATGATACTGGCCCCTAAGTCGGTGCCAGCCACGGAGGCGGAACTGTCCGCGATTATCATGGTCGTGTTCCTAGGAGTTGGGTTAGTTAGCGGTTCAGTCATTGGTTGGTTTTGGATCATTTAA